A single genomic interval of Solanum stenotomum isolate F172 unplaced genomic scaffold, ASM1918654v1 scaffold17555, whole genome shotgun sequence harbors:
- the LOC125850544 gene encoding probable galacturonosyltransferase 10 — MRRRNSDFRRPVRRRFSNVFWLTLCGLAVLLLIILLSRETRDSSSRLVYTKRPYRHDRIADGLNITEEMLRPESMTRQINDQISLAKAILVIAKESNNLQFAWELSAQIRNSQMLLSNAASRRSPLTNRESESAIRDMALLLYQAQQLHYDSATMFMRLKAKIQSLEEQANSFSEKSSKYGQIAAEEVPKSLYCLGVRLTAEWFRSSNLQKKLKEEKQAAAKLVDTGLYHFCVFSDNILATSVVVNSTAMNSKNPDMVVFHLVTDEVNYAAMKAWFTMNSFRGVTVVVQKIEEFSWLNASYVPVLKQLQDSDTQNYYFSGNHDNSRTPIKFRNPKYLSMLNHLRFYIPEVFPALKKVVFLDDDVVVQKDLSALFTTDLNGNVNGAVETCMETFHRYHKYLNYSHPLIRQHFDPDACGWAFGMNVFDLVEWRKRNVTGIYHYWQEKNVDRTLWKLGTLPPGLLTFYGLTEALNPSWHILGFGYTNVDSKLIEKGAVLHFNGNSKPWLKIGIEKYKPLWDKYVDYSHPLLQQCNFH, encoded by the exons atgagacggaggaacTCGGATTTCCGGCGGCCGGTGCGACGGCGATTCTCCAATGTTTTTTGGTTAACTTTGTGTGGATTGGCCGTATTGCTGCTCATTATTTTGCTCAGCAGAGAAACTCGCGATTCATCGTCTAGATTGGTTTATACAAAG AGACCCTATAGACATGACAGAATTGCGGATGGTCTCAACATCACTGAAGAAATGCTGAGGCCTGAATCGATGACAAGACAAATTAATGATCAGATTTCTCTTGCAAAGGCAATTCTTGTAATTGCAAAAGAAAGCAACAACCTTCAATTTGCATGGGAACTAAGTGCTCAAATCCGCAACTCACAGATGCTTCTTTCTAATGCTGCTTCCAGAAGAAGTCCCTTGACAAACAGAGAATCAGAAAGTGCAATTCGAGATATGGCACTTCTGCTCTACCAAGCCCAGCAACTTCACTATGACAGTGCAACCATGTTTATGAGACTGAAAGCCAAAATCCAAAGCCTTGAAGAACAGGCGAATTCCTTCAGTGAGAAGAGTTCAAAATATGGACAAATTGCTGCTGAAGAAGTCCCTAAAAGTCTCTACTGCCTTGGTGTCCGGTTAACAGCTGAATGGTTCAGAAGTTCCAATTTGCAGaaaaaactcaaggaagaaaAGCAAGCAGCTGCCAAACTTGTGGACACTGGTTTGTATCATTTCTGTGTATTCTCAGACAACATCCTTGCAACTTCGGTTGTGGTGAATTCAACGGCAATGAATTCCAAGAATCCTGATATGGTGGTCTTCCACCTTGTAACGGATGAGGTGAACTATGCTGCCATGAAGGCATGGTTCACGATGAACAGTTTCCGAGGAGTGACTGTTGTCGTACAAAAGATTGAAGAGTTTAGTTGGTTAAATGCTTCGTATGTACCTGTTCTCAAACAACTTCAAGACTCTGACACCCAGAACTACTACTTTTCTGGCAACCATGATAACAGCCGAACTCCGATCAAGTTCAGAAACCCTAAATATTTATCGATGCTTAACCATCTGAGATTCTATATCCCAGAAGTTTTTCCTGCACTTAAGAAGGTTGTGTTTCTCGATGATGATGTTGTAGTGCAGAAGGATCTTTCAGCTCTATTCACCACAGACTTGAATGGCAATGTAAATGGTGCAGTGGAGACTTGTATGGAAACATTCCATAGATATCACAAGTACCTGAATTATTCTCACCCACTTATTCGTCAACATTTTGATCCTGATGCATGTGGGTGGGCCTTCGGGATGAATGtttttgatttggttgagtGGCGAAAAAGGAACGTTACTGGCATATACCATTACTGGCAGGAAAAGAACGTAGACCGCACATTGTGGAAGCTTGGCACTTTACCACCTGGACTGCTAACCTTCTATGGATTGACAGAGGCTTTGAATCCTTCGTGGCATATCTTAGGTTTTGGCTACACAAATGTCGATTCCAAATTGATAGAAAAGGGAGCTGTGCTGCACTTCAATGGTAACTCAAAACCCTGGTTGAAGATTGGTATTGAGAAGTACAAGCCGCTCTGGGACAAATATGTTGATTATAGTCATCCTTTATTACAACAATGCAATTTTCACTAA